The window TCGCCACCGTTGAACATTTCGCTGAAGGGGTCGCGCAGATTCTGCGCGTCGTACTCGAAGGTCTCGAACTGCTGCATCACCGGCAGTGGATCAAGCGGCGGTGCGGGTTTCGCCCTGACTTCGGCAACCCAATTCTCGAGATCGCCCTTGCTGCCGCCACAGGCCGCCAGTGCGGTCGCCAACGCTGCGATGCCGGCCCAGCGGCTACTCTCGCGAAAGTATCCTTTCATGCGCATGTCAGACCCCTCCCTTGGCGGGCGTCGCTGCCGGCGCGGGCGCTGCCGCTGCAGGCGCGGCTGTCTCGTCTTCGTCGAGGTATCGGTACGTCTTCACGGTTCCTGCCAGCTCAAGCGGACTGTTAGGCCCGATCCGGGCATTCGGGTTGGTCTTGACGTCTTTGGGCTGCAGCGAGATGTCATGCATGGTCATGATGACCACACGCGGCAGCGAAGCGACGCCGCTGACAAAGGCACCGAACTGGTGATAAGTCCCCACCATGCGAAGTGCGATCGGCTTCTCGGCGTAAAACTCCTTCTTGGTCTCGCCAGCGGGCTGGAACAGCTCGTTCTGGATGCCCGTCGCCAAGGCAGTCTGCGAGATGTCCACGATCAGATCCGGCATCTCGGTCTTGCTGGGCAGCTGGCGCAGCATCTGTTGCAGCTGCTGCTCCATCTGCGCCAGTTGCTGTTTGAGCGGCTCCAGATTGGAGGCCCGTCCCTGCTTGTTCTCGAATTCGGTACGCAGCTCGGTTTCCTGGCCTTCCAGCTTCTCGAGCTCGGCCTGCTTGCCGCGAACGAACAACCACCATCCCAACAGGATGATGATCAAGGCCAGAATCACGCAGAACCCCATCTGTGCTTGGCGAGGCCAGCCACCGATGTTGTTGATGTCCAGTTCTTTCAGGTTGATTTTCTTGTTGGTGCTCACGGGGCGGCTCCTCCTGCGGCAGGCGCGGCTGCCGCAGCGGCAGGCACAGTGGCCTCACCACCCTCGCCTTCTTCCTTCGGCGCGTTCGGATTGGCCAACGTGACCTTGAGGGTGAACTCGTACGGCAACCCGGGGTTTGCTCCCTTCGCCTCGATGATGTTGAGATCCGGCTTGGTCATCCAACCCGAGCTTTCGAGGGTGCGCATGTAGGTGGACACTCGCGCATTGGATTGCGAGCGACCGCTCAAAGTGAGGATGTCGCCCTCCTGCTTGATCGCGGTAAGCGTCACGCCATCCGGGATGGTGCGCACCAGCGAATCGAACAGGTGAACCATCTGCGAGCGATTGGACTGCAGTTGCTCGATGACTTCCTTGCGCGCCAGCAGCTTGGACTTCTTCTGGTCGAGCTCTTCGATTTCCTTGATCTGCGTGTCGACCTTGGCGATCTCGGCGCGCAGGTATTCGTTGCGTCCGTTCTGACTGCTGATCCGCCCGTTGTAGAGACTCACAATCAGGAAGGCGACCAGGATGCCTGCCAACGCCGACAAGCCCAGCATGCCGGCGAATTCCTTCTGCCGGGACTTGCGGCGCTCGGCGCGCCACGGAAGGAGATTGATCCGTGCCATCAGTCGAAGCTCCTCAGTGCGAGCCCGCAGGCGATCATCAGCGCCGGGGCATCCTGCGCCAGCGCATGCGCCTGCACGCGCGGGCCGAGGGTCATCTGCGCCAGCGGATTGGCGACCACCGTCGGGATCCCGAGTTGTTCCTCGACCATCGCGGCGATGCCGGGAATGGACGCGCAACCGCCAGCCAGGACCACGTTGTCCACCCGGTTGAACTCGCTGCCGGCGTAGAAGAACTGCAGCAGTCGGCTGACCTGCTGGACCATGGCTTCCTTGAACGGATCCAGGACCTCGATCTCGTAGCTTTCCGGCAGCCCGCCCTGGCGCTTGGCCAAGCCTGCTTCTTCGTAGCTCAGGCTGTAGCGGCGCATCACCTCGTCGGTGAGTTGCTTGCCGCCGAACACGTTCTCGCGCGTGTAGATGCTGCGACCGCCGCGAAGCACGTTCAGCGTGGTCATGGTGGCACCGACATCGACCAGCGCGGCCAGGCCATCCCGCGGCACGTTCAGGCTGCCCGCCATCAGGGCGTAGGCATTCTCGATGGCGAAGGCTTCGACATCGATCACCTTGGCGGTGAGCCCGCCCAATTCCAGCGCGGAGGCGCGAACCTCGACATTCTCCGAGCGCGAAGCCGCCAGCAGCACCTGCACCATCTCGCTGTTGCCGGGCATCGGCCCCATCACCTCGAAGTCGAGGTTCACTTCCTCGATCGGGTACGGGATGTAGTTGACCGCCTCGAGTTCGATCTGGGATTCCAGATCGTCCTCGTTGAGATCGGCCGGCATCGGGATCACCTTGGTGATCACCGAGGAACCGGAGACCGCGGCGGCGGCATGCTTGATCCGCGAGCCCGAGCGCGCCACGGCGCGGCGGATCGCCTCGCCGACAGCCTCGACTTCGACCAGGTTCTTTTCCACCACCGCATTCGGCGGCAGCGGTTCCACGGCGTAGTGCTCGACCCGGTAACGGTCACCGGTACGGGCAAGCTGAAGCAGCTTGACCGCAGTCGAGCTGATATCCACGCCGATCAACGGCGGTTGTGTTTTCGTCACCAGACCCACGGTATCTCCCCTTCCCACGGGCGCTTACGCGCACTAGGTGCTGCAGTACATGAATAACGGACTTTTCACGATATGGCAACCGGCCCCTTGGTTCCCACCCCGCAAACACCCTCTCCACCGCACCCGGCACCCGGGTTAACGGAAGCCTTGGGGGAAACCGGTCGCCCCCTGTAGGCCCGGCATCACGAATGCCTACTCTATACTCCGCGGCCTGCTCGGCTGCAATCGGAATTCGCCCCAATGCCCCGCCTCCCCCGCATGCTGCGCTGGTTTTTGCTGGGCGTGGTCGCACTTTGCCTGATCGGAATGCTGTCGGTCGGTATCCTGATCTACGTGGTCAGCGCGCGCTTGCCGGACGTGCAGAGCCTGCGCAACACCGAGCTGCAGGAACCGCTGTACGTCTATGCCGCCGATGGCCGGCTGATGGGCCTGTTCGGCGAAATGCGCCGCTATCCGGTGGATATCGCCAAGGTCCCGGCGCGGGTGAAGCAGGCTTTCCTGGCCGCCGAGGACGCCAATTTCTACGAACACAACGGCATCGACGTCAACGGCGTGGCCCGAGCCGTATGGCTGCTGGCCAAGACCGGCGGACAGGAACGCGTGGCCGGTGGGTCGACCATCACCCAGCAAGTCGCCAAGCAGTTCTTCCTGAGTTCCGAGTACAGCTTCCGTCGCAAGTTCGCGGAGATGCTGCTGGCGATGAAGATGGAGCGCGAACTCGGCAAGGACGAGATCTTCGAGCTTTACCTCAACAAGAGTTTCTTCGGCAATCGCGCTTACGGCGTGGCTGCCGCGGCCGAGTTCTATTACGGCAAGACCCTGGACCAACTGACCCTGGACGAAGCCGCCACCCTGGCCGGCATCCCCAAGTTCCCGTCCAGCGGCAACCCGCTGAGCAACCCGGAACGCGCGCGGATCCGTCGCGACAACTACATCCTGCCGCGCATGGCCGAACTCGGCCATGTCAGCAGGGCCGACGCCGACGCAGCCCGCGCGGTGCCGATGCACGCCAGCCCGCACGAACGCCAGATTGAGGTCTATGCGCCCTACGTGGCGGAAATGGTGCGCCAGCAGATGATCGAGCGCTTCGGCGGCGACGTGCTCACCAAGGGCTACCACGTCACCACCACCATCGATCCGTCGCTGCAAGCGGCGGCCGACAAGGCGGTACTCGACGGTTTGCGCGTCTATGACCACCGCCACGGCTGGCGCAAGCCGGAACAGGGCGTCGAGATCCCGGCGGGCGCGGACAGCGCCGCCATCGCCAGTCTGTTGCGCGGCACGCCGCCGCAGGGCGGCCTGCTGCCCGCGGTGGTGACCGGCAGCGAAGGGGCCAGTTGCGCGTGGTGCTGGCCGACGCCAGTGAGCTGAGCCTCAGTGGCAGCGCGATTTCGTGGACCGGCAAGTCGGCGGCGGGACTGGCCCAGCGCGGCGACGTGGTGCGCGTGCGCCGATTGCCTACTGACAAGCCCGATGCCGCCCCGCAATGGGCGATCGACCAGTTGCCGCGCGGCCAGGCCGCATTGGTCTCGCTGGATGCCGACAACGGCGCGATCCGCGCATTGGTCGGCGGCTTCAGCTTCGCCGGCAACAAGTTCAACCGCGCTACCCAGGCCCGCCGGCAGCCGGGTTCCAGCTTCAAGCCGTTCGTGTATGCGGCGGCGTTCGAGCGCGGCTTCAATCCGGCCTCGATCGTGCTGGATGCCCCGGTGGTGTTCAAGGATCGCCGCGGGCACATGTGGCGCCCGCAGAACGACAGCGGCAATTTCGCCGGCCCGATGCGCGTGCGCGAGGCCCTTGTACAGTCGCGCAACCTGGTGTCGGTGCGCCTGCTCGATGCGATCGGGGTGGAATACGCCCGGCGCTACATCAGCCATTTCGGCTTCGATGAAGCCAGCTTGCCGCCAAATCTGTCGATGTCACTGGGCACCGCCTCGCTGACCCCGCTGTCGGTGGCCCGCGGCTACACCGCGTTCGCGAATGGCGGCTTCCTGACCACGCCTTGGGTCATCGCCCGGGTGCGCGACCGCGATGGCAAGGATGTCTTCACCGAAAAGCCGCCAACCGCCTGCCCCGGTTGCGCGGTGACCACGATCCCGGGCCAGGCTGCGCCCGTGGCCGCGCCGTCGAAGGTGGACGGATTCGACCTCGGCCCGGCTGCAGGCACCGCGACAGCCACGCCTGCCGTCACGACGGCCAGCACCGGCAAGCAGCCCGAAGCGCAACGCCCGCGCGAGCCCAAACCCATCGATCCCGAAATGGTCGTCGCCCCGCGCGCGATCGACCCCCGCGTGGCCTGGCAGCTGCAGTCAATGATGCGCGACGTGGTCAAGCGCGGCACCGCGACCGATGCCAAGGTGCTCGGCCGCGAGGACGTCGGCGGCAAGACCGGTTCCACCAACAACCACCGCGACGCCTGGTTCTCGGGTTTTGGCGGCCCGGTAGTAACCACGGTGTGGGTCGGCCGCGACGATTTCCGTTCGCTCGGCTACCGCGAATACGGCGGCAAGGCCGCGTTGCCGATCTGGATCAGCTACATGAAGACCGCGCTGAAGGATCAGCCCGAGCGCAACCTCGACCCGCCCGACGGCATGGTCAAGGTCGGCGTGGGTGCGAACGGCCGCTTGTTGCCCGCCGGTGGCGGGATCACCGAATGGGTGAAAGTCGAGGACCTGGAGCGCATGGAAACAGACTTAGGACCCGAAGAAGATCCGAACGCGCAACCCGCGGAAGAAGCCTTCGACATCTTCTGATCGGCGCGATGGCGGGGTCACACCCGCTCGGCTACAGTCCGGGCAGGCCATCCCGGGATTGCGCGATGCCGAACAGCCGCCAGCCCCCCGATTCCCATGCGCACATGCATGCGCAGACCCGCACCCGCGAACGCCGTCAGCGGCTTGCCCACGAAGCCGCACGACTGATGGCCGAGGGCGGCATCCG of the Thermomonas carbonis genome contains:
- a CDS encoding type 4a pilus biogenesis protein PilO; protein product: MSTNKKINLKELDINNIGGWPRQAQMGFCVILALIIILLGWWLFVRGKQAELEKLEGQETELRTEFENKQGRASNLEPLKQQLAQMEQQLQQMLRQLPSKTEMPDLIVDISQTALATGIQNELFQPAGETKKEFYAEKPIALRMVGTYHQFGAFVSGVASLPRVVIMTMHDISLQPKDVKTNPNARIGPNSPLELAGTVKTYRYLDEDETAAPAAAAPAPAATPAKGGV
- a CDS encoding pilus assembly protein PilM; protein product: MGLVTKTQPPLIGVDISSTAVKLLQLARTGDRYRVEHYAVEPLPPNAVVEKNLVEVEAVGEAIRRAVARSGSRIKHAAAAVSGSSVITKVIPMPADLNEDDLESQIELEAVNYIPYPIEEVNLDFEVMGPMPGNSEMVQVLLAASRSENVEVRASALELGGLTAKVIDVEAFAIENAYALMAGSLNVPRDGLAALVDVGATMTTLNVLRGGRSIYTRENVFGGKQLTDEVMRRYSLSYEEAGLAKRQGGLPESYEIEVLDPFKEAMVQQVSRLLQFFYAGSEFNRVDNVVLAGGCASIPGIAAMVEEQLGIPTVVANPLAQMTLGPRVQAHALAQDAPALMIACGLALRSFD